A genomic stretch from Sphingopyxis sp. YR583 includes:
- a CDS encoding membrane protein, whose protein sequence is MLNIGSLVIGAIALVLAVFAFIPLLGWANWVIVPFAVVGLALGAMSDKTSGRNLNIVVIVIGVIRLMLGGGII, encoded by the coding sequence ATGCTCAATATCGGATCGCTCGTCATTGGCGCTATCGCCTTGGTTCTGGCCGTTTTTGCGTTCATCCCGCTGCTTGGCTGGGCGAATTGGGTGATCGTTCCTTTCGCCGTCGTCGGCCTCGCGCTCGGTGCGATGTCGGACAAGACGAGCGGGCGGAACCTCAATATCGTCGTCATCGTCATCGGCGTCATCCGCCTGATGCTCGGCGGCGGCATCATCTGA